The proteins below come from a single Piscinibacter gummiphilus genomic window:
- a CDS encoding PQQ-binding-like beta-propeller repeat protein has protein sequence MKKIWSVAAVAVFLSACGGGGAGDTTANPDASREQAQSAAQQASLVATPGNLELRLTSGQSAVGELALQYVGSSAAHTRLVIEGELPAVFAPKPVIESLGDGRFTVKLSTAAGLADGSYSGTLQFAGCHDPKCRNARKTARVAVPYSITVSAASDWQMHQGNAAHTGYVPVTLDPARFQYAWDWRRPASGVIGAINAVVSEGGKVFVTDDDYFSAVSIRALNEADGSTAWTRDFGTKPGLNPPAVANGMVYAATMGHSDTYLHAFRAADGQPVFQSAFDSQWGHVLAPTLADRRAYTNGGYYGGGVYSFDATSGSRLWSQTAGDDDMSTPAVDSRYVYHYSGLGLEVYGKVDGNLVASIPDPYGPGWGYSYHGSPILGSADHVIAFSGGAFSGRASSSVEPYDSRRLVNFSVENRNTRWISARAYLTTPALAKGVVYAGRNAPKSLDAISEATGEVLWSWAGTASDSEFHRNVVVTDNLLFVSTDRAVHAIDLTTHQSVWSYPSPGMISLSASGMLYIVEGAREPTGRLIAIRVR, from the coding sequence ATGAAAAAAATCTGGTCGGTGGCTGCGGTCGCCGTGTTCCTGTCTGCGTGCGGCGGCGGTGGTGCTGGTGACACCACTGCCAATCCGGACGCCTCGCGAGAGCAAGCTCAAAGCGCAGCGCAGCAAGCCTCGCTGGTGGCCACACCGGGCAATCTCGAACTCCGATTGACGAGTGGGCAGAGCGCCGTCGGCGAGCTGGCGTTGCAATATGTCGGCTCGTCAGCCGCCCACACCCGGCTCGTGATCGAAGGCGAGCTGCCCGCGGTCTTTGCGCCCAAACCGGTGATCGAGTCGCTGGGGGACGGGCGCTTCACGGTGAAGCTCAGCACCGCGGCGGGGCTGGCCGACGGCAGCTACAGCGGCACGCTGCAATTCGCCGGCTGTCACGACCCGAAGTGCAGGAACGCCCGCAAGACGGCGCGCGTGGCGGTGCCCTACAGCATCACCGTCTCGGCCGCGAGCGACTGGCAGATGCACCAGGGCAATGCCGCACACACCGGCTACGTGCCGGTGACGCTCGACCCGGCGCGCTTCCAGTACGCCTGGGATTGGCGGCGCCCGGCGAGTGGCGTGATCGGCGCGATCAACGCGGTGGTAAGTGAAGGCGGCAAGGTGTTCGTCACCGACGACGACTACTTCAGCGCCGTCTCGATCCGCGCCCTGAACGAGGCCGACGGCTCGACGGCGTGGACACGCGACTTCGGCACCAAGCCCGGTCTCAACCCGCCGGCGGTGGCCAACGGCATGGTCTACGCGGCGACGATGGGCCACTCCGACACCTACCTGCACGCCTTCCGCGCCGCCGATGGTCAGCCGGTGTTCCAGTCGGCCTTCGACTCGCAGTGGGGCCATGTGCTCGCGCCGACGCTCGCCGATCGCCGCGCCTACACCAACGGCGGTTACTACGGCGGTGGCGTCTACTCGTTCGACGCCACCTCGGGCAGCCGCCTGTGGTCGCAGACCGCGGGCGACGACGACATGAGCACGCCGGCCGTCGACAGCCGCTACGTCTACCACTACAGCGGCCTCGGGCTCGAGGTGTACGGCAAGGTCGACGGCAACCTCGTCGCGTCGATCCCCGACCCGTATGGCCCGGGCTGGGGCTACTCGTACCACGGCTCGCCCATCCTCGGCTCGGCCGACCACGTGATCGCCTTCAGCGGCGGCGCATTCAGCGGGCGGGCGTCGTCGAGCGTGGAGCCCTACGACAGCCGCCGCCTGGTGAACTTCTCGGTGGAGAACCGCAACACGCGGTGGATCAGTGCCCGTGCCTACCTCACGACGCCTGCACTCGCCAAGGGCGTGGTCTACGCGGGCCGCAATGCGCCGAAGTCGCTCGATGCCATCAGCGAAGCCACCGGCGAAGTGCTGTGGTCGTGGGCCGGCACGGCGAGCGACAGCGAGTTCCACCGCAACGTGGTCGTCACCGACAACCTGCTCTTCGTCAGCACCGACCGCGCCGTGCACGCCATCGACCTCACCACGCACCAGTCGGTGTGGTCGTATCCGTCGCCGGGCATGATCAGCCTGTCGGCGAGCGGCATGCTCTACATCGTGGAAGGCGCGCGCGAGCCCACCGGCCGCCTCATCGCGATCCGCGTGCGCTGA
- a CDS encoding dihydrofolate reductase family protein — translation MAQLIVSQLISLDGHLAGPGGDLSRLPMGGSAFDRHNVELLRRAGTLLFGRTTFGMFQGYWPQVERDTNAAPVQREIASLTRSVRRLVVSDTLKLDGDDPWHDAEVVRRADSRARIAQLKASETRDLLMYGGTQVWQDLYAAGLVDELHLLIGNVVLGAGVPAFASGVSRPMTLLGQRRLPESEIVALHYRVS, via the coding sequence ATGGCCCAACTCATCGTCAGCCAACTCATCTCGCTCGACGGCCACCTTGCCGGCCCCGGTGGCGACCTCAGCCGATTGCCCATGGGCGGCTCGGCCTTCGACCGGCACAACGTCGAACTGCTGCGGCGCGCCGGCACGCTTCTCTTCGGCCGCACGACCTTCGGCATGTTCCAGGGCTACTGGCCGCAGGTCGAGCGCGACACGAATGCTGCGCCGGTGCAGCGCGAAATCGCCTCGCTCACCCGCTCGGTGCGCAGGCTCGTTGTCAGCGACACGTTGAAACTCGACGGCGACGACCCGTGGCACGACGCCGAGGTGGTGCGACGCGCCGATTCACGCGCGCGCATCGCGCAACTCAAGGCCAGCGAGACGCGCGACCTGTTGATGTATGGCGGCACCCAGGTCTGGCAGGACCTCTACGCCGCCGGCCTCGTCGACGAGTTGCACCTGCTCATCGGCAACGTGGTGCTGGGCGCGGGTGTGCCGGCGTTTGCATCAGGCGTGTCGCGGCCGATGACGCTGCTCGGCCAGCGGCGGCTGCCCGAGTCGGAAATCGTCGCGCTGCACTACCGCGTCTCGTGA
- a CDS encoding RNA polymerase subunit sigma-70: MSLPFDNTQLLTLARGGDAAAFDRLLAPHRRRLHSHCYRMLGSPHDADDALQETLLAAWRGLASFEGRSALGTWLYQISTHVCLRLISQRPWRRESPDHGPSLHTTAELGEMVMGPVWLEPLSDDEAPWQGEPPDDPAVSLARRESVALAFVAALQHLPGTQRAVLLLRDVLEFSAAETAEMLGGTVASVNSALQRAQKTVKERMPAVSQAVELQSLGDEGLRQLLGAFLTAWDARDVKELVRLFTDDVRFTMPPLPSWFDGLADVQEFIAERVFATPWRMRPLWANGQPGFACYQKADGDDRFRLGAITLLALRGGRIAGLHSFLDPALYRRFRLQEEIV; encoded by the coding sequence ATGAGCTTGCCCTTCGACAACACCCAACTGCTCACGCTGGCACGCGGGGGTGACGCGGCCGCCTTCGATCGGCTCCTGGCACCGCACCGTCGCCGCCTGCACAGCCACTGCTATCGCATGCTCGGCTCGCCGCACGATGCCGACGATGCGCTGCAGGAGACGCTGCTCGCCGCCTGGCGCGGCCTCGCGTCGTTCGAGGGGCGCAGCGCGCTCGGTACCTGGCTCTACCAGATCAGCACCCACGTCTGCCTGCGCCTCATCTCGCAGCGGCCGTGGCGGCGCGAGTCGCCCGACCACGGCCCGTCACTTCACACGACGGCCGAGCTGGGCGAGATGGTGATGGGCCCGGTGTGGCTGGAGCCGCTCTCGGACGACGAGGCGCCGTGGCAGGGCGAGCCGCCCGACGACCCGGCCGTGTCGCTCGCGCGCCGTGAGAGCGTGGCGCTGGCCTTCGTGGCGGCCTTGCAGCACCTGCCCGGCACGCAGCGCGCGGTGCTGCTGCTGCGCGACGTGCTGGAGTTCTCGGCGGCGGAAACCGCCGAAATGCTGGGCGGCACGGTCGCCTCGGTCAACAGCGCCCTGCAACGTGCGCAGAAGACGGTGAAGGAGCGCATGCCCGCGGTCTCGCAGGCGGTCGAGCTGCAATCGCTGGGCGACGAGGGCTTGCGGCAGCTGCTCGGCGCCTTCCTCACCGCCTGGGACGCGCGCGACGTGAAGGAACTCGTGCGCCTCTTCACCGACGACGTGCGCTTCACCATGCCGCCGCTGCCCTCATGGTTCGACGGGCTGGCCGACGTGCAAGAGTTCATCGCCGAGCGTGTCTTCGCCACGCCCTGGCGCATGCGGCCGCTGTGGGCCAACGGCCAGCCGGGTTTCGCCTGCTACCAGAAGGCCGATGGCGATGACCGATTCCGGCTCGGCGCGATCACGCTGCTGGCGCTGCGTGGCGGGCGCATCGCCGGGCTGCACAGCTTTCTCGACCCGGCGCTGTATCGCCGTTTCAGGCTGCAGGAAGAAATTGTCTGA
- a CDS encoding MOSC domain-containing protein: protein MPSTSLDAVHVAAAYLYPVKACGAMPVDALHIDRWGGAEGDRRWAIVNAEGEVTWQGTYPRLVLISPTLLPDGLRLEAPGQPTLTVPDAGLAACSFRIWNEAAARLDRHEGHDAGHASSAWVSAVAGAPVRLVRLSDEAVGRGEANRLHVVSRASCDDAAAQLRRDGGPAAGVLRYRPNLVLDGPESLLPPFAEDHLRSLAWPGGRLDISSRCVRCVVPNVDPATGDTDARVLAALAALSAERLPGGPVSFGCYGQATAGARIVRGQVLSLELDF, encoded by the coding sequence ATGCCAAGCACCTCTCTCGACGCCGTGCACGTCGCCGCGGCCTACCTCTACCCGGTCAAGGCCTGCGGGGCGATGCCTGTCGACGCGCTGCACATCGACCGCTGGGGCGGGGCGGAGGGTGACCGCCGCTGGGCCATCGTCAATGCCGAGGGCGAGGTCACGTGGCAGGGCACCTACCCGCGCCTGGTGTTGATTTCGCCGACGCTGCTGCCCGATGGGCTGCGGCTCGAAGCGCCTGGCCAACCGACGCTCACCGTCCCGGACGCGGGCTTGGCAGCCTGCTCGTTCCGCATCTGGAACGAGGCCGCCGCGCGGCTCGACCGGCACGAAGGGCACGACGCCGGCCACGCGTCCAGCGCCTGGGTCTCCGCCGTGGCCGGCGCGCCGGTGCGGCTGGTGCGCTTGAGCGACGAGGCGGTGGGCCGAGGCGAAGCGAACCGGCTGCACGTGGTGAGCCGTGCTTCATGCGACGACGCCGCAGCGCAGTTGCGGCGTGACGGGGGCCCGGCCGCCGGCGTGCTGCGCTACCGGCCCAACCTCGTGCTCGACGGCCCCGAGTCGTTGCTGCCGCCCTTTGCCGAAGACCATCTGCGCTCGCTCGCCTGGCCGGGCGGGCGCCTCGACATCAGCTCGCGATGCGTGCGCTGCGTGGTGCCCAATGTCGACCCGGCGACGGGCGACACCGACGCGCGTGTGCTGGCCGCCCTCGCCGCACTCTCGGCCGAGCGCCTTCCCGGCGGGCCGGTGAGCTTCGGTTGTTATGGGCAGGCCACTGCGGGCGCACGCATCGTGCGAGGCCAGGTGCTCAGCCTTGAACTGGATTTCTGA
- a CDS encoding porin, with product MKTALKPAALAAAALLTAGTAQAQSSVTLYGLIDLAVDHYKAGSASGAGNVWKLNDGVVNGLNGSRWGVRVVEDLGGGLKANAVLEGGLNADTGALGQGGLAFGRQVFVGLSQPTLGELRMGRQYILSDSVMGMTNPYGNAAVNNPGTASTNAGRNLPLWLNAPRANNVVQYATPNLAGFVAAAQLAPGEGTSDRFHGVRLGYGNGPFNIAASYEWNKSRTTGDDTNKSFTFGANYNFGAVKLLGGIQLNSDLALGAGNGAFTGTNLIVTYDAPTTFTADEINGYTLGVQVPLGQLTLGANYTGVKYENAAGRSATLGKAAFMGWYALSKSTFLYSGISFSTGDLKDYIAENRVFQAGLRMAW from the coding sequence ATGAAGACAGCTCTCAAACCCGCCGCCCTGGCCGCCGCCGCGCTGCTGACCGCCGGCACCGCCCAGGCGCAATCGAGCGTCACGCTCTACGGCCTGATCGACCTGGCCGTCGACCACTACAAGGCCGGCAGCGCCTCGGGCGCCGGCAATGTGTGGAAGCTGAACGACGGCGTGGTCAACGGCCTCAACGGTTCGCGCTGGGGCGTGCGCGTGGTCGAAGACCTGGGCGGCGGCCTGAAGGCCAATGCGGTGCTCGAAGGCGGCCTCAATGCCGACACCGGCGCGCTGGGGCAGGGTGGCCTTGCCTTCGGCCGGCAGGTGTTCGTCGGTCTCTCGCAACCGACGCTCGGCGAGCTGCGCATGGGCCGCCAGTACATCCTGTCGGACTCGGTCATGGGCATGACCAACCCGTATGGCAATGCCGCCGTCAACAACCCCGGCACGGCCAGCACCAACGCCGGCCGCAACCTGCCGCTGTGGCTGAACGCACCGCGCGCCAACAACGTGGTCCAGTACGCCACGCCGAACCTCGCCGGCTTCGTGGCCGCGGCCCAACTGGCCCCGGGCGAGGGCACCTCCGATCGTTTCCACGGCGTGCGCCTCGGCTACGGCAATGGCCCGTTCAACATCGCCGCGTCATACGAGTGGAACAAGTCGCGCACCACCGGCGACGACACCAACAAGTCGTTCACCTTCGGCGCCAACTACAACTTCGGCGCGGTGAAGCTGCTCGGCGGCATCCAGCTGAACAGCGACCTCGCGCTGGGCGCAGGCAACGGCGCCTTCACCGGCACCAACCTGATCGTCACCTACGACGCCCCCACCACCTTCACCGCCGATGAGATCAACGGCTACACGCTCGGTGTGCAGGTGCCGTTGGGCCAGCTCACGCTGGGCGCCAACTACACCGGCGTGAAGTACGAAAACGCCGCCGGCCGCAGCGCCACGCTCGGCAAGGCGGCCTTCATGGGCTGGTACGCGCTGTCGAAGAGCACCTTCCTCTACTCGGGCATCTCGTTCTCGACTGGCGACCTGAAGGACTACATCGCCGAGAACCGCGTCTTCCAGGCCGGCCTGCGCATGGCCTGGTGA
- a CDS encoding sugar phosphate isomerase/epimerase family protein: MSIQGFGMDTISLAGPLEAKLDAMRAAGFDQVMLKANDLVGHPQGWRAAVAAVKASGLRGTGFQVLRDFEGLSGHLHHYKLDIAKTMLEMCAALGCDVLLACSSTSTHASTELDHIARDLRKLAMLAIPHGIRIAYEGLSWGRTVNEYTTAWDVVCRADCPNLGLCFDSFHALAAKTPLDGIDEIDPQKIFLVQLSDFMWQEARTFEERMATARTFRVFPGEGVHTAAVVEMVRRLDALGYDGDYSFEVFNDDYVQMPLPMVCERAERSAQWLADDVLRRAAPQPNQLRLRRVRG; encoded by the coding sequence ATGAGCATCCAGGGCTTCGGCATGGACACCATCAGCCTCGCCGGGCCGCTGGAGGCCAAGCTCGACGCGATGCGCGCCGCCGGATTCGACCAGGTGATGCTCAAGGCCAACGACCTCGTCGGCCACCCACAGGGCTGGCGCGCCGCGGTGGCCGCGGTGAAGGCGAGCGGCCTGCGCGGCACCGGCTTCCAGGTGCTGCGCGACTTCGAAGGCCTCTCCGGCCACCTGCACCACTACAAGCTCGACATCGCGAAAACGATGCTGGAGATGTGTGCCGCGCTTGGCTGCGACGTGCTTCTCGCCTGCTCCTCCACCTCGACGCACGCCAGCACCGAGCTCGACCACATCGCCCGCGACCTGCGCAAGCTCGCCATGCTGGCCATCCCGCACGGCATCCGCATCGCCTACGAAGGCCTGTCGTGGGGCCGCACGGTCAACGAATACACCACCGCGTGGGACGTGGTCTGCCGCGCCGACTGCCCCAACCTCGGCCTGTGTTTCGACTCCTTCCATGCACTGGCCGCGAAGACACCGCTCGACGGCATCGACGAGATCGACCCGCAGAAGATCTTCCTCGTGCAGCTCTCCGACTTCATGTGGCAGGAGGCCCGCACCTTCGAGGAACGCATGGCCACCGCGCGCACCTTCCGCGTCTTCCCCGGCGAAGGCGTGCACACCGCGGCCGTGGTGGAGATGGTGCGAAGGCTCGATGCGCTCGGCTACGACGGCGACTACAGCTTCGAAGTCTTCAACGACGACTACGTGCAGATGCCATTGCCGATGGTCTGCGAGCGCGCGGAGCGCTCGGCCCAGTGGCTGGCCGATGACGTGCTGAGGCGCGCCGCGCCGCAGCCCAACCAGCTTCGCTTGCGCCGCGTGCGCGGCTGA
- a CDS encoding VOC family protein, which translates to MSDLLLDPVRAREPLQASFSDEHNPLGLNGIEFVEYATSAPQALGQVLEMMGFRPVARHRSREVMLYRQGGLNIVVNAHPTAGADAPQTAPATPTLSAIALRVRNANQVHRLVLDRGGWDAPTHPQAMELNIPAIHGVGGSRIHFVDRYREFSIYDVDFVPIVGAEQQPKGLDGLHFFGVVQYIGFGRSSDWIEFYAELLGTTLIPDEQRFGIMPAGKLLQAPATEPANGFMLQLVEPPLDAESPTEQFQRIGLGVPDVLAAVRTLRALGMEFVETDAAHTERRGALTKTYLGGVAFELVQSGAAP; encoded by the coding sequence ATGAGCGACCTGCTCCTCGACCCCGTTCGCGCGCGAGAGCCGCTGCAGGCCTCGTTCAGCGACGAACACAACCCGCTAGGGCTCAACGGCATCGAGTTCGTCGAATACGCCACCTCCGCGCCGCAGGCGCTGGGCCAGGTGCTGGAGATGATGGGCTTTCGCCCCGTCGCGCGGCACCGCTCGCGTGAGGTGATGCTGTACCGGCAGGGCGGGCTCAACATCGTCGTCAACGCGCACCCGACCGCCGGTGCCGATGCGCCGCAAACCGCGCCCGCCACGCCCACGCTCAGCGCCATCGCCTTGCGCGTGCGCAACGCCAACCAGGTGCACCGCCTGGTGCTCGACCGCGGCGGCTGGGACGCCCCCACCCACCCGCAAGCGATGGAGCTCAACATCCCCGCGATCCACGGCGTGGGTGGCAGCCGCATCCACTTCGTCGACCGCTACCGCGAGTTCTCGATCTACGACGTGGACTTCGTGCCCATCGTGGGGGCCGAGCAGCAACCCAAGGGCCTCGACGGCCTGCACTTCTTCGGCGTCGTGCAGTACATCGGCTTCGGCCGCAGCAGCGACTGGATCGAGTTCTACGCCGAGCTGCTCGGCACCACGCTGATCCCCGACGAACAACGCTTCGGCATCATGCCCGCCGGCAAGCTGCTGCAGGCTCCCGCCACCGAGCCGGCGAACGGCTTCATGCTGCAGCTGGTGGAGCCGCCGCTCGATGCGGAGTCGCCGACCGAGCAGTTCCAGCGCATCGGCCTCGGCGTGCCCGACGTGCTGGCGGCGGTGCGCACGCTGCGTGCTCTCGGCATGGAGTTCGTCGAGACCGATGCAGCCCACACCGAACGCCGCGGCGCGCTCACCAAGACCTACCTCGGCGGCGTCGCCTTCGAGCTGGTGCAGAGCGGAGCCGCGCCATGA
- a CDS encoding shikimate dehydrogenase — MIDGSTEVIAHLGFPTHAFKAPLVYNPYFESAGINAVVVPMGCRPEAFASALKGLFQLENLRGALITMPHKVSVVDLLDEATAAVRVSGACNAVKRLRDGKLVGDQFDGTGFVRGIERKGLRLAGARALVVGCGGVGSAIAASLAAAKAAHIALFDVNASSADELAQRLHTHFPSVEASTGARDPEGFDLVVNATPLGMNPGDPLPVDVARLAPGTFVGEVVMKTEMTAFLQAAKARGCRVQVGTDMLFEMIPPYLEFFGFPTTTPEHLRAVARLQY; from the coding sequence GTGATCGACGGCAGCACCGAGGTCATCGCCCACCTCGGCTTCCCCACGCACGCCTTCAAGGCGCCGCTGGTCTACAACCCGTACTTCGAATCGGCCGGCATCAACGCCGTGGTCGTGCCGATGGGCTGCCGGCCCGAAGCCTTCGCGTCGGCGCTCAAGGGGCTTTTCCAACTCGAGAACCTGCGCGGCGCGCTGATCACCATGCCGCACAAGGTGAGCGTGGTGGATCTGCTCGATGAGGCGACGGCCGCCGTGCGGGTGTCGGGCGCATGCAATGCGGTGAAGCGGCTGCGTGATGGAAAGCTCGTCGGAGACCAGTTCGACGGCACCGGCTTCGTGCGCGGCATCGAGCGCAAGGGGCTGCGACTTGCGGGCGCGCGCGCGCTGGTGGTGGGCTGCGGCGGTGTGGGGTCGGCGATCGCGGCGTCGCTCGCCGCAGCAAAGGCCGCGCACATCGCGCTCTTCGATGTCAACGCCTCATCGGCCGATGAGCTTGCGCAGCGCCTGCACACGCACTTCCCGTCGGTGGAGGCCAGCACCGGCGCACGCGATCCCGAGGGCTTCGACCTCGTCGTCAACGCCACACCGCTGGGCATGAACCCCGGCGACCCGCTGCCCGTCGACGTGGCGCGGCTCGCGCCCGGCACCTTCGTCGGCGAGGTCGTGATGAAGACCGAGATGACGGCCTTCCTGCAAGCCGCGAAGGCACGCGGCTGCCGCGTGCAGGTCGGCACCGACATGCTGTTCGAGATGATCCCGCCCTATCTCGAGTTCTTCGGTTTCCCGACGACGACGCCCGAGCACCTGCGCGCCGTCGCCCGCCTGCAGTACTAG
- a CDS encoding TRAP transporter substrate-binding protein gives MKRMLLKSLVAFAAVATLGAAQAQTRTIKFANQNAKGHPIVQGMEKFAELVEAKSGGKLKVNVFPGGALGSDQANLSALQGGTLEMASMNSGIFASIVKDFAVYDFPFLFSNPKEVAAVVDGPVGTQLHAKLEEKGLIGLTYYELGFRQLTNSKRPITKVEDIAGLKLRVIPNPINIDWVNALGANPTPLPFPELYAALEQKAVDGQENPVATIQGAKLNEVQKYMTLTNHQYNPQSVVVSKKFWDSLSAADRKILQDAAVESAKFQREQSRNAAAGILDALKKAGMQVNELPPAEMAKLRDKIKPVIAKHTASVGEATVKAVLADIEAARK, from the coding sequence ATGAAACGCATGCTGCTCAAGAGCCTCGTCGCCTTCGCCGCCGTGGCCACACTCGGCGCCGCACAAGCGCAGACCCGCACCATCAAGTTCGCGAACCAGAACGCCAAGGGCCACCCCATCGTGCAGGGCATGGAGAAGTTCGCCGAGCTGGTGGAGGCGAAGTCGGGCGGCAAGCTGAAAGTGAACGTGTTCCCGGGCGGCGCGCTCGGCAGCGACCAGGCCAACCTCTCGGCGCTGCAAGGCGGCACCTTGGAGATGGCCTCGATGAACTCGGGCATCTTCGCGAGCATCGTGAAGGACTTCGCCGTCTACGACTTCCCCTTCCTCTTCTCCAACCCGAAGGAAGTGGCGGCGGTGGTCGATGGCCCGGTGGGCACGCAGCTGCACGCCAAGCTCGAAGAGAAGGGCCTCATCGGCCTCACGTACTACGAGCTGGGCTTTCGCCAGCTCACCAACAGCAAGCGGCCCATCACCAAGGTGGAAGACATCGCGGGCCTCAAGCTGCGCGTGATCCCGAACCCGATCAACATCGACTGGGTGAATGCGCTGGGGGCGAACCCGACGCCGCTGCCGTTCCCCGAGCTCTACGCCGCGCTGGAGCAGAAGGCCGTCGACGGGCAGGAGAACCCGGTCGCCACCATCCAGGGCGCCAAGCTCAACGAAGTGCAGAAGTACATGACGCTCACGAACCACCAGTACAACCCGCAGTCGGTGGTGGTGAGCAAGAAGTTCTGGGACTCGCTCTCCGCGGCCGACCGCAAGATCCTGCAAGACGCCGCGGTGGAGTCGGCGAAGTTCCAGCGTGAGCAGTCGCGCAATGCGGCAGCCGGCATCCTCGATGCGCTGAAGAAGGCCGGCATGCAGGTCAACGAGCTGCCGCCCGCCGAGATGGCCAAGCTGCGCGACAAGATCAAGCCGGTGATCGCCAAGCACACCGCCAGCGTGGGCGAGGCGACGGTGAAGGCCGTGCTGGCCGACATCGAGGCCGCGCGGAAGTAA
- a CDS encoding TRAP transporter large permease subunit: protein MTIAIFLGALLGAMALGVPISFSLLVCGAALMWHLDMFDAQILAQNTIEGANSFPLLAVPFFMLAGEIMNAGGLSRRIVNFAMTLVGHVRGGLGYVGIMAAVIMAALSGSAVADAAALAALLLPMMNRAGYDTARSAGLLSSASIIAPVIPPSIAFVVFGVAANVSISKLFMAGIAPGVLLGAALWLTWWVLVRKEKIQPAPRASRAEVLRALRDATFALVLPAIVVVGLKFGVFTPTEAAVVAAVYALFVSTVVYRELKLSQLYGLFLAAAQTTAVIMFLVAAAMVSAWMITVANLPAELTSLLKPLLDQPTLLLVMLMVITMLVGTAMDMTPTILILTPVFMPLVKAAGIDPVYFGVLFVINNAIGLITPPVGTVLSTVAGVGKVSMDQVTKGVWPFMLAQFAVMFLMVFFPALVTVPARWFYG from the coding sequence ATGACCATCGCCATCTTCCTCGGCGCGCTGCTCGGCGCCATGGCGCTCGGTGTGCCGATCTCGTTCTCGCTGCTCGTGTGCGGCGCCGCGCTCATGTGGCACCTCGACATGTTCGATGCCCAGATCCTCGCGCAGAACACCATCGAGGGCGCCAACAGCTTCCCGCTGCTGGCCGTGCCCTTCTTCATGCTGGCCGGCGAGATCATGAACGCCGGCGGGCTCTCGCGCCGCATCGTCAACTTCGCGATGACGCTGGTGGGCCATGTGCGCGGCGGCCTGGGCTACGTGGGCATCATGGCGGCGGTCATCATGGCCGCGCTCTCGGGCTCGGCGGTCGCCGATGCGGCCGCCCTCGCCGCGCTGCTGCTGCCGATGATGAATCGCGCGGGCTACGACACCGCGCGATCGGCGGGCCTGCTGTCGTCGGCCAGCATCATCGCGCCGGTCATCCCGCCCAGCATCGCCTTCGTGGTGTTCGGCGTGGCGGCCAACGTGTCGATCTCCAAGCTCTTCATGGCGGGCATCGCGCCCGGCGTGCTGCTGGGCGCGGCGCTGTGGCTCACCTGGTGGGTGCTGGTGCGCAAGGAGAAGATCCAGCCCGCCCCGCGCGCCAGCCGCGCGGAGGTGCTGCGCGCCTTGCGCGACGCAACCTTCGCGCTCGTGCTGCCGGCCATCGTGGTGGTCGGGCTCAAGTTCGGGGTGTTCACGCCCACCGAGGCTGCCGTCGTCGCCGCGGTGTACGCGCTCTTCGTCTCGACCGTCGTCTACCGCGAACTCAAGCTGTCGCAGCTCTACGGCCTCTTCCTCGCGGCGGCGCAGACCACGGCGGTGATCATGTTCCTCGTCGCGGCGGCGATGGTGTCGGCCTGGATGATCACGGTGGCCAATCTGCCGGCCGAACTCACGAGCCTGCTCAAGCCGCTGCTTGACCAGCCCACGCTGCTGCTGGTGATGCTCATGGTGATCACCATGCTCGTGGGCACGGCGATGGACATGACGCCGACCATCCTCATCCTCACGCCGGTGTTCATGCCGCTCGTGAAGGCAGCCGGCATCGACCCCGTCTACTTCGGCGTGCTCTTCGTCATCAACAACGCCATCGGCCTCATCACCCCCCCGGTGGGCACCGTCCTCAGCACGGTGGCCGGCGTCGGCAAGGTCAGCATGGACCAGGTCACCAAGGGCGTGTGGCCTTTCATGCTGGCGCAGTTCGCCGTCATGTTCCTGATGGTCTTCTTCCCGGCGCTCGTGACGGTGCCGGCCCGCTGGTTCTACGGCTGA
- a CDS encoding TRAP transporter small permease, producing MLDRSIDGMCRLFGMLMVACLALMVLMVFGNVVLRYGFNSGITVSEELSRWLFVWMTFLGAIVAVRKHAHLGTDALVSRLPLAGKKVCFAAAHGLMLYVCWLMGRGSWQQTVINLETTSAVMEVPMAWLYASGVVFAVLAGALILIELLRLVTGRLPERELIGVAESDDMPHGQPADKGQP from the coding sequence ATGCTCGACAGATCGATCGACGGGATGTGCCGCCTTTTCGGCATGCTGATGGTGGCCTGCCTGGCGCTGATGGTGCTGATGGTGTTCGGCAACGTGGTGCTGCGCTACGGCTTCAACTCGGGCATCACCGTGTCGGAAGAGCTCTCGCGATGGCTCTTCGTGTGGATGACCTTCCTCGGCGCCATCGTGGCCGTGCGCAAGCATGCGCACCTGGGCACCGACGCCTTGGTGTCGCGCCTGCCATTGGCAGGCAAGAAGGTGTGCTTCGCGGCGGCGCACGGGCTGATGCTCTACGTCTGCTGGCTGATGGGGCGTGGCAGCTGGCAGCAGACGGTCATCAACCTCGAGACCACCAGCGCCGTGATGGAGGTGCCGATGGCCTGGCTGTATGCGAGCGGCGTGGTGTTTGCAGTGCTGGCCGGCGCCCTCATCCTGATCGAACTTCTGCGGCTCGTCACGGGGCGATTGCCCGAGCGTGAACTGATCGGCGTGGCCGAGTCCGACGACATGCCGCACGGCCAGCCTGCCGACAAGGGGCAGCCATGA